Part of the Salvelinus fontinalis isolate EN_2023a chromosome 1, ASM2944872v1, whole genome shotgun sequence genome is shown below.
GCTGTCTCTTCATTACCAACTCCTTCTCCAGcttgataaaagccagtgttcctttgtCAGGGGAAAATAGCTTCTTTTTATGTCCTGTGTTGATTGTTGTGACGGGCAGTAAGAGTTTTGTGGATATTATTTTGTAGCCGCTCCTTCCGGGGTATGTGTATCCCAATAGGACTTagtgtttttggttattgaaattgTTCACTTAAAGTATTAGTCATTTTTCTGTTTAATTTGTTCCCGGGGGGGGACTCACCTTGGGAAcgtttaggcaagaggcccgcgggtaTACATGACCCGTAGTGTTGaatctgtctatgcacactaggtaaggaCCTGGGTGGATCAccacctgtattttggttagcgcaccaggtggtgctTAAGGTTAGGTAAGAAGTGGGGAGGCGGGTAAGAAGTGGGGAGGCGGGTAAGAAGTGGGGAGGCGGGTAAGAAGTGGGGACTCTAACTttaactttctttgctttggttgcgtccagccccttttccccacctTACCGTGTGAAGGAAGAATAAATTCCCTGTAAACAGTGTTTTTCTCTGTCTCCGTCGTCCTTCCCTGCACCGCCGATCACCATACTGTTTCACTCCAAGGGGAGCTGAGATGAAGCAGGGTGTCGCGTTCCCTCCTCCAACGTAGGTAACAACGTCCAAAACCTCCTGAAGGGGTCAGCCAGATGGGAAACGCAGTCAGACCACAAAGCCACTTGTGCGTTTAGACCCGTCTTTTCAATGTGATCCTTGTATTCTGATAGCAGAAGTCGCATGTAAGTATCAAGTCTAGACACAAGCGTACATGGAATGCAGTGGAGGCTGCTTTGCAAATACGACGGGGCCTGTTgacttttttgtattttgaataatATTTCCACACGAACCATGTTTCACTTGGAGGATGAAATAAGACTGAAAATGGTGATGATGCCCTTTTTTAGTGTAAAagctttaaaaaataataataattaacgcTTGGATTTTTTTTGCATGTTCAGGTGTGATGGGGTTTTTGTCCCTCAGcatgacatcacaatctgatCTGATTATTCTGACCTATGACCAGTCATCTCTTATTTGCATATGTATCCTCCTCCTTTGAAGGGGTATGAGGGGTAGGATCTCTACAGTCAACACGCCCACACGATCAGACTCAGCGTTTCCATAGCAAGAGGAGGCTCGggggaaataaataataaaacatatttGGAGTTCATGAAATGAACAGTGATTTATGAAACATACTGTGATTTTAAATATGAAATTAATAAGACTGCACAGGGCTTTAGTTGTTGAATTGTGTTAAATCATCAGTGTTGAATTGTCTTTTTTAATCCTTTTTTTTAATGTATGTATTGTTGTTCTCGGTTTAGGAcacttcatttatttattaatttcgtCCTTCCTTCCTCCATTCAAGGTCCTTGTCCCCTCCAAGCGCTTCTGGTCCAAACTGGCTCCTAGTCAGGCCTACTGGAACCGCCAGCAACAGAGACTGGACCTCCAACACAACCCCATCCTCGCCTCCTCCAACAGTAACAACACTAGCGATGACTTTGTCAGACCTGTCCCTGATTGGCTCAACGACACGGGACTGAACCCTGACCCCTGCCAACCGGACTACAGAGTCACCACTGACGTGAAAGACTACAATTCCCTACCTCCCCGTTTTAAAGACTTCCTGCTCTACATGCGCTGTCGGTCGTACCCtctagtggtggaccagcctCACATCTGCCAAAAGACCCGGAGAGGGGAGCCGCCCTTCCTCCTACTGGCCGTCAAATCCCTTACTCCGCACTTTGACCGCCGCCAGGCCATCCGCCAGTCGTGGGGTCAAGCCGGCGTCCTCGCCAACCGGACGGTTGTCACGGTGTTCCTGCTCGGCAACACCACGGCCGTGGACCACCACCCAGATCTGTCGGCGATGCTGCGCTATGAGAACGCTCACCACAGCGACGTCCTCCAGGTATCAATAATATACACATTAACGTCCTCCGGGTGTCAATAATATACACGTTAACCTCCTCCGGGTGTCAATAATATACACGTTAACCTCCTCCGGGTGTCAATAATATACACGTTAACGTCCTCCGGGTGTCAATAATATACACGTTAACGTCCTCCGGGTGTCAATAATATACACATTAACGTCCTCCGGGTGTCAATAATATACACGTTAACCTCCTCCGGGTGTCAATAATATACACGTTAACCTCCTCCGGGTGTCAATAATATACACGTTAACGTCCTCCGGGTGTCAATAATATACACGTTAACGTCCTCCGGGTGTCAATAATATACACGTTAACGTCCTCCGGGTGTCAATAATATACACGTTAACCTCCTCCGGGTGTCAATAATATACACGTTAACCTCCTCCGGGTGTCAATAATATACACGTTAACCTCCTCCGGGTGTCAATAATATACACGTTAACCTCCTCCGGGTGTCAATAATATACACGTTAACCTCCTCCGGGTGTCAATAATATACACGTTAACCTCCTCCGGGTGTCAATAATATACACGTTAACCTCCTCCGGGTGTCAATAATATACACGTTAACCTCCTCCGGGTGTCAATAATATACACGTTAACCTCCTCCGGGTGTCAATAATATACACGTTAACCTCCTCCGGGTGTCAATAATATACACGTTAACCTCCTCCGGGTGTCAATAATATACACGTTAACCTCCTCCGGGTGTCAATAATAGACACGTTAACCTCCTCCGGGTGTCAATAATAGACACGTTAACCTCCTCCGGGTGTCAATAATAGACACGTTAACCTCCTCCGGGTGTCAATAATAGACACGTTAACCTCCTCCGGGTGTCAATAATAGACACGTTAACCTCCTCCGGGTGTCAATAATAGACACGTTAACCTCCTCCGGGTGTCAATAATAGACACGTTAACCTCCTCCGGGTGTCAATAATAGACACGTTAACCTCCTCCGGGTGTCAATAATACAgctactcattacagggtttatctttatctttactattttctacattgtagaataatagtgaagacatcacaactatgaaataacacatgtggaatcatgtagtaacccaaaaagtattaaacatctcaaaatatatgttatatttgagattcttcaaagtagccaccctttgccttgaaagctttgcacacacttgggattatctcaaccagtttcatgaggtagtcacctggaatggatttcaattaacaggtgtgccttgttaaattgtAATTTGTGCATTTTCTTTCCCAGTGGAATCCTCATACAAGGGCAGTGTGAGTAATAAGACAACGGAGGCTTTCGCTTTTCTAAACCCTTTTTTTATATATGTTTTACTTTGAAGAGGACTGAGATTGGTTACTTTAAAGAGGACTTTATGCGAAAAACCCCTAAACGgtagggaggggggtgggggttgtaAGCTGAAAtataattgttttaagatggtcataccatggatcatttagctattattatttattttttaggacccctttaggtatatatataaaaaaaataaaaaaataagatttGATAAACTATTGAATTTGTCCTTTTACTACCAAatcccatagaaacgcattgaataacacattcataaatgccaGAAAAGACAAATCATAACGAACGAGGTTAAGGGGCTGTCCTATATCAAGGacatataagaaagctcaggaaatgttagatatttgtttttacatttttaaccCCCTTTTTTTGTTGTGCAAAACAGATCTCTATCTGAAACTGGCAGATTTTGTTGGGgatttattttattatgttacttagattcaCACACCGTTTCATCAATCGACAAGgttgtttttttttaatataataTTTGATTTGTGTGGTAATGTATTGTCGTTTGAACTCACTGAGTGGTCCACAATGTTGGTTTTGATCTGTAATACAgttggaagtcggaagtttaaatacatcttagccaaatacatttaaactcagtttttccacaattcctgacatttaatctgagtaacaattccctgttttaggtcagttaggatcaccactttattttaagaacgtgaaatgtcagaataatagaaggccatgatttatttcagcttttatttcttcccagtgggtcagaagtttacatacactcaattactatttggtagaattgcctttaaattgtttaacttgggtcagacGCTTCGGgaagccttccataagcttcccacaataagttgggtgaattttggctcattcctcctgacagagctggtgtaactgagtcacatTTCTAGGCCTTGCTcaaacacgctttttcagttctgcccacaaacagttctatttttgtttcaacagaccagaggacatttctccaaaaagtacgaactttgtccccatgtgcagttgcaaaccgtagtctggcttttttatggcggtttttgagcagtggcttcttccttgctgagcggcctttcaggttatgtcgatataggacttgttttactgtggatatagatacttttgtacctgtttcctccagcaacttcacaaggtcctttgctgttgttctgggattgatttgcacttttcgcaccaaagtacgttcatctctaggagacagaacgcgtctccttcctgagtggtatgacggctgcgtggtcccatggtgtttatacttgcgtactattgtttgtacagatgaacgtggtaccttcaggcgtttgtaaattgctcccaaggatgaaccagacttgtggaggtccacaattttttttctgaggtcttggctgatttcttttgattttcccatgacgtcaagcaaagaggcgctgagtttgaaagtaggccttgaaatacatccacaggtacacctccaattgactcaaatgatgtcaactagcctatcagaaacttctaaagccatgacataattttctggagttttccaagctgtttaaaggcacagtcaacttagtgtatttatgtaaacttctgacccactggaattgtgatagtgaattataagggaaattatgtgtctgtaaacaattgttggaaaaatgacttgtgtcatgcacaaagtagatgttctaattgacttgccaaaactatagcttttaacaagaaatttgtggagtggttgaaaaactagttttaatgactccaacctaagtttatgtgaacttcaactgtatgtcttgtTAAATGTTTCAGTATTGGTGAGTGACACTCTGGGATGCAGGGACACTCAGACTCTAAGTGTGATGACATATAAAATGGGATAAACAGTGGAGTAATGAACAAAATACTCAAATCTGTATATTGTTTTTtttgtaaaataaaatgttttaactCTACCTCCAGTGGGACTTCCGGGACTCGTTCTTCAACCTGACCGTCAAGGAGGTGCTCTTCCTGGACTGGATGACCACGCGCTGCCCTGGAGCTCAGTTCATCTTTAAAGGGGACGATGACGTCTTTGTCAATACGTTGAGGATCCTGGCCTTCCTCAAGGGCCTCTCGGGGCCCCGGGCAAGGGACCTGTTTGTAGGGGATGTGATCACCAACGCGGGGCCAAACAGGGATACAAAGGTCAAGTACTTCATCCCAGAGAGTCTGTTGGTTGGCAAGTACCCGCCCTACGCGGGTGGAGGAGGGTATCTCTACTCTGGGGACCTGGCCAAGCGGCTCCACGGGGCCTCGCAGCACGTACCGCTCTACCCCATCGATGACGTCTACACAGGGATGTGTCTGAGGAAACTGGGGCTGGGGCCGGAGAAACATAAAGGCTTTAAGACGTTTGACATTGAGGAGAAGTACAGGAGGAACCCGTGTGCCTATAAAGGTCTGATGCTGGTACATAGCCGGACACCGCAGGAGATGATTCAGATCTGGGCCTGGCTCAATGACCCCAACTTGACCTGTCAGTAACTACATAGCCAGTGTCCATTTTGACTTGAGCTACCAGAAACCGGGGACAACAGGTGTCTGTGGCCATTTTTGATTTGAGCTGTCAGTAACCAGGGAAGACAGGTGACTTAAACTGCCTGGACCAGACACCACGACAGGTGGCCATTTTGTTATGTTGGTTGTTATAGTAACTCTGTGAGAGGTCAGTGGCCACTGTCTTGTGACACTTGGTAGGGTTGTTACATTCTAAAGGTCAGCCACAATTTGAGACTTTTTCTATTTATATCTTTTTTGAGGGTAGGATTATTACTCTAGGAGGGTCAGTCGAACATTGGCAGCTTTAATGTTGTTATTATCATGGTTGTTGATGTTAACCATGTTCAAAGTTGAATCTTGGATAAACAGTTCAGGTTTTGAATCCCGAGATAAAGATGGCGTGATTGTGATGGCGGCACAACGGCAGAACCAACGTGTCTCTGAGCTTTCTGAAGGGTCAAGACGGCGTTGTGATGGTGAAGTCTGATGGACCTTTCATGATTCCCCGCTGTGTGTCTGACGGCACAAAGAGCCTGTACCATGCCGTATTATGAGGAGTTGGAGACAGAGGTTGTGTGAATGAgcagcctgatcccagatctgtttggtgTGAAAATGACCTTAAAGAGTTGGCAAGACtggcacaaactgatctggaaccaggctaatgGATGAGTGCTCAGCTGGTCTGGGTCGTGCTAGATAGAAATGTCCACAAAGATGTTTGGTCGTTCCACCAAACGAGTCCCTCTTGGATGATGTCACTTGGGAAAATAAATCCAAtaaaaagagcacatgttcaactgaAAAACACAACACTTCTTCCAGTCTGAAGAGATCTGACTGACCTTTATGATGATACTTTAACACTGTGTGTCTGACGGCACAGAGAGCTTTTAAAATGCTGTAAAACACTGACTAtagtaagtgccaaataaagtaaccgGGGGTTGACCGTAACCGGGGGTTGACCGTAACCAGGGGTTGTCGagttcatcttaaatcagccatgaatCTCTTTGTGactgggggaatggaagcttgttgtgtgcaacagggaggggcatTTAAATGCaaacttatttaaaaaaatatatatttctgggTAACATGTAACGTGTTCTGCTCAACCCACTCAGTTTCCCATCAGAACACGTCCAAAAAGAGCAGAACCGGCTCACCCGCTTTTACACTGATTTCACTATTCGATGATCAATGTTTCTTTGGGGAAAAAATAATATTTAagaaggaatagtttcaccatattaaagcGAGAGTTCAGTTCATGTAACCCGGGGTGACCTTAAAATCAGGGACAGGTGTGTTTTATTTTACCTTAAAATAAATCACTAATCACATTTAAATGAATGAATCTCTAGAAATGACTTTGTAAAAGCAACAGAAtgactagggctttacaatggtgGTGACAACTTTTGGGGTTTAAAGGGGCAGTTGCTACGTCCAtttttgattcttgaagaatataactgatAAATACCTTCCATGAGCTTAGTTCCACTGTCACAGCacatcagtccttgcatccatagccctgtctattgaatttgagtggttacatttcttcagtaatttattgtttctactgctgattgcagGTTTAAGTGGGTtaaaaatcttcctagaagtcaaaGGGAAATGCCAAAATACTGACTTTACGGCACCGTAGCAAGTCTTTTCATATTAAGTCAGATtttgtggtctatattaaagggcacttcatttaatatagaAGGCTGTTAAAATACAGTATTGGTGCACAGTTGTTACttaaatatcaaagggatgcaaaataAACGTTTGTGGAACAACCCTGTTCAGCGTTGCTTCAGGTCCTCCTTATAAACCAGCCATCTTCATTAACGACCCTGTTCAGCGTTGCTTCAGGTCCTCCTTATAAACCAGCCATCTTCATTAACAACCCTGTTCAGCGTTGCTTCAGGTCCTCCTTATAAACCAGCCATCTTCATTAACAACCCTGTTCAGCGTTGCTTCAGGTCCTCCTTATAAACCAGCCATCTTCATTAACAACCCTGTTCAGCGTTGCTTCAGGTCCTCCTTATAAACCAGCCATCTTCATTAACAACCCTGTTCAGCGTTGCTTCAGGTCCTCCTTATAAACCAGCCATCTTCATTAACAACCCTGTTCAGCGTTGCTTCAGGTCCTCCTTATAAACCAGCCATCTTCATTAACAACCCTGTTCAGCGTTGCTTCAGGTCCTCCTTATAAACCAGCCATCTTCATTAACAACCCTGTTCAGCGTTGCTTCAGGTCCTCCTTATAAACCAGCCATCTTCATTAACAACCCTGTTCAGCGTTGCTTCAGGTCCTCCTTATAAACCAGCCATCTTCATTAACAACCCTGTTCAGCGTTGCTTCAGGTCCTCCTTATAAACCAGCCATCTTCATTAACAACCCTGTTCAGCGTTGCTTCAGGTCCTCCTTATAAACCAGCCATCTTCATTAACAACCCTGTTCAGCGTTGCTTCAGGTCCTCCTTATAAACCAGCCATCTTCATTAACAACCCTGTTCAGCGTTGCTTCAGGTCCTCCTTATAAACCAGCCATCTTCATTAACAACCCTGTTCAGCGTTGCTTCAGGTCCTCCTTATAAACCAGCCATCTTCATTAACAACCCTGTTCAGCGTTGCTTCAGGTCCTCCTTATAAACCAGCCATCTTCATTAACAACCCTGTTCAGCGTTGCTTCAGGTCCTCCTTATAAACCAGCCATCTTCATTAACAACCCTGTTCAGCGTTGCTTCAGGTCCTCCTTATAAACCAGCCATCTTCATTAACAACCCTGTTCGGCGTTGCTTCAGGTCCTCCTTATAAACCAGCCATCTTCATTAACAACCCTGTTCGGCGTTGCTTCAGGTCCTCCTTATAAACCAGCCATCTTCATTAACAACCCTGTTCGGCGTTGCTTCAGGTCCTCCTTATAAACCAGCCATCTTCATTAACAACCCTGTTCGGCGTTGCTTCAGGTCCTCCTTATAAACCAGCCATCTTCATTAACAACCCTGTTCGGCGTTGCTTCAGGTCCTCCTTATAAACCAGCCATCTTCATTAACAACCCTGTTCAGCGTTGCTTCAGGTCCTCCTTATAAACCAGCCATCTTCATTAACAACCCTGTTCAGCGTTGCTTCAGGTCCTCCTTATAAACCAGCCATCTTCATTAACAACCCTGTTCAGCGTTGCTTCAGGTCCTCCTTATAAACCAGCCATCTTCATTAACAACCCTGTTCAGCGTTGCTTCAGGTCCTCCTTATAAACCAGCCATCTTCATTAACAACCCTGTTCAGCGTTGCTTCAGGTCCTCCTTATAAACCAGCCATCTTCATTAACAACCCTGTTCAGCGTTGCTTCAGGTCCTCCTTTTAAACCAGCCATCTTCATTAACAACCCTGTTCAGCGTTGCTTCAGGTCCTCCTTATAAACCAGCCATCTTCATTAACAAGGAAACTGTCATGCTGAAATGGCTGGTTATAGCATATTTTcacaaagacccccccccccccccccccccccacaactatAACCAAGATAAAGCTTCAACCGTGACCAAGGTGATTGGCTAGTGGGTCATTCATGTTTTTAAGCTTTTGTTTTGCAACTGTGTTCACTGCCTGTTTGCGAGTAGATCAGAGAGAAATACTGTTTTATTTATCCACAATAATTACTGTTCTTGTCAGatggtaaaaaaacaaacatgtcaACGGTCAAATCCAGAATGTTCTATTCCACCGCTGCCTTAACGGTTTCTAGGAAGACGGGTGTCAGAGTTCCTTCCATTTATGTCAGAGAATTTCCATTATTGAAATGGGAATGTTGATGTAACATTTGATCTCCCCGCAGTGATCTGCATCGAGGACGATCTAACCTAAAGAGCTGTATGTTTTATATAAAGTGTTTATTTATCAACTAATGTATTAATCAACTGTCTGCCCAATTTCTTATTGGGTGGCAATTATAGTACATTTTGTTTTTGTGTATTTTACTGTTGAAAGAAATGGATGTTGAATAAGTTACATATATACACTGCCCAGGTCAGGAATGACTTGGTCAATTAATATATCTATATGCTGTACGTAGAGGGGTGTTGTgccaggaagacaggctgtacgtagtggcagcgtgccaggaagacaggctgtacgtagaggcagcgtgccaggaagacaggctgtacgtagtggcagcgtgccaggaagacaggctgtacgtagtggcagcgtgccaggaagacaggctgtacgtagtggcagcgtgccaggaagacaggctgtacgtagaGGCAGCGTAccaggaagacaggctgtacgtagaGGGGTGTTGTgccaggaagacaggctgtacgtagaGGGGTGTTGTgccaggaagacaggctgtacgtagtggcagcgtgccgggaagacaggctgtacgtagtggcagcgtgccgggaagacaggctgtacgtagtggcagcgtgccgggaagacaggctgtacgtagaGGGGTGTTGTgccaggaagacaggctgtacgtagtggcagcgtgccaggaagacaggctgtacgtagaGGGGTGTTGTgccaggaagacaggctgtacgtagaGGGGTGTTGTgccaggaagacaggctgtacgtagtgGCAGCGTGCCAGGAAGACCGGCTGTACGTAGAGGCAGCGTgccaggaagacaggctgtacgtagtggcagcgtgccaggaagacaggctgtacgtagtggcagcgtgccaggaagacaggctgtacgtagtggcagcgtgccaggaagacaggctgtacgtagtggcagcgtgccaggaagacaggctgtacgtagaGGGGTGTTGTgccaggaagacaggctgtacgtagtggcagcgtgccaggaagacaggctgtacgtagaGGGGTGTTGTgccaggaagacaggctgtacgtagtgGCAGCGTGCCAGGAAGACCGGCTGTACGTAGAGGCAGCGTgccaggaagacaggctgtacgtagtggcagcgtgccaggaagacaggctgtacgtagtggcagcgtgccaggaagacaggctgtacgtagtggcagcgtgccaggaagacaggctgtacgtagtggcagcgtgccaggaagacaggctgtacgtagtggcagcgtgccaggaagacaggctgtacgtagtggcagcgtgccaggaagacaggctgtacgtagtggcagcgtgccaggaagacaggctgtacgtagaGGGGTGTTGTgccaggaagacaggctgtacgtagtggcagcgtgccaggaagacaggctgtacgtagaGGGGTGTTGTgccaggaagacaggctgtacgtagtgGCAGCGTGCCAGGAAGACCGGCTGTACGTAGAGGCAGCGTgccaggaagacaggctgtacgtagtgGCAGCGTGCCAGGAAGACCGGCTGTACGTAGAGGCAGCGTgccaggaagacaggctgtacgtagtggcagcgtgccaggaagacaggctgtacgtagtggcagcgtgccaggaagacaggctgtacgtagtggcagcgtgccgggaagacaggctgtacgtagtgGCAGCGTGCCGGGAAGACAGGCTGTACCTAGTGGCAGCGTGCCGGGAAGACAGGCTGTACCTAGTGGCAGCGTGCcgggaagacaggctgtacgtagtgGCAGCGTGCCGGGAAGACAGGCTGTACCTAGTGGCAGCGTGCcgggaagacaggctgtacgt
Proteins encoded:
- the LOC129864968 gene encoding N-acetyllactosaminide beta-1,3-N-acetylglucosaminyltransferase 2-like, with translation MAGLRRKLKFLVTLMTVNLFIFILVFHRGGGGQDKGHNKVLVPSKRFWSKLAPSQAYWNRQQQRLDLQHNPILASSNSNNTSDDFVRPVPDWLNDTGLNPDPCQPDYRVTTDVKDYNSLPPRFKDFLLYMRCRSYPLVVDQPHICQKTRRGEPPFLLLAVKSLTPHFDRRQAIRQSWGQAGVLANRTVVTVFLLGNTTAVDHHPDLSAMLRYENAHHSDVLQWDFRDSFFNLTVKEVLFLDWMTTRCPGAQFIFKGDDDVFVNTLRILAFLKGLSGPRARDLFVGDVITNAGPNRDTKVKYFIPESLLVGKYPPYAGGGGYLYSGDLAKRLHGASQHVPLYPIDDVYTGMCLRKLGLGPEKHKGFKTFDIEEKYRRNPCAYKGLMLVHSRTPQEMIQIWAWLNDPNLTCQ